One Corynebacterium appendicis CIP 107643 DNA window includes the following coding sequences:
- a CDS encoding serine hydrolase domain-containing protein, with the protein MRQQNILRTAVGVVAALATLALLLYFGPRPIASATFHTGDDEVASILETHAPNGYNEIAGFIYDGGEVRFGGLGADENTEFEIGSLTKTFNGELARQQIEEGLLQLDTQVQEIIDADGTPVADVTIEELLNHTSGLSRLEGIGFGRAIFTNFRDGGNPYRKDTDEVIFDIARTAELKDRGERNYSNFGAALLGQLLAVNDDMSYENLLRARILKPAGMESTFLATPRTVNGHPRGLTLSGRPAERWDMMGWAPAGAIRSTPHDMAKYVDWVAEHGGPDLAWSNFEEDGTTYTFHNGGTGGYSTMLVWDPDSEKPRAAFVANSSEASVDDLGVELVKGV; encoded by the coding sequence ATGCGCCAGCAGAATATTCTCCGCACCGCGGTAGGTGTCGTCGCCGCCCTGGCGACGCTCGCGCTGCTGCTCTATTTCGGCCCCCGCCCCATCGCTTCCGCGACTTTTCACACCGGCGACGATGAGGTCGCCTCGATACTCGAAACCCACGCCCCTAACGGGTACAACGAAATTGCCGGATTCATCTACGACGGCGGCGAAGTCCGCTTCGGCGGCCTGGGCGCCGACGAGAACACCGAATTCGAAATCGGCTCTCTCACCAAGACCTTCAATGGAGAGCTCGCACGCCAGCAGATCGAAGAAGGCTTGCTGCAGCTCGACACTCAAGTTCAGGAGATTATCGACGCCGACGGCACCCCCGTCGCCGATGTCACCATCGAGGAACTTCTCAACCACACCTCCGGCCTCTCCCGGTTGGAGGGCATCGGTTTCGGCCGCGCGATCTTCACGAATTTCCGCGACGGCGGCAACCCGTACCGCAAGGACACTGACGAGGTCATCTTCGACATCGCTAGAACCGCCGAGCTGAAAGACCGCGGTGAAAGAAACTACTCGAATTTCGGCGCCGCCCTTCTCGGGCAGCTGCTCGCAGTGAACGACGATATGTCATACGAGAACCTGCTGCGCGCACGCATCCTCAAGCCCGCCGGAATGGAGTCGACCTTTCTCGCCACACCACGCACCGTCAACGGTCACCCACGGGGACTCACTTTGTCAGGCCGCCCAGCCGAACGCTGGGACATGATGGGCTGGGCTCCCGCCGGCGCGATCCGTTCCACTCCTCACGACATGGCCAAATATGTGGACTGGGTAGCCGAACACGGCGGCCCAGATCTGGCCTGGTCCAACTTCGAGGAAGACGGCACCACGTACACCTTCCACAACGGCGGCACGGGCGGGTACAGCACCATGCTCGTCTGGGACCCAGATTCGGAAAAGCCCCGCGCCGCATTCGTCGCTAATTCAAGCGAAGCGTCCGTCGACGATCTCGGCGTCGAGCTTGTGAAGGGAGTCTAA
- a CDS encoding ArsR/SmtB family transcription factor: MTQHHSTRTETASAFKERLEDLEARVAALESTHATSTSGDFWVVDHIKSANSFQSGTDQGSVAFGGAVTLGGREYAYQWERSTEFLAGREWDEYIDRIAAIAHPVRAAILRRLLSAPTTVAELVEESVVSSTGTGYHHIGALHDAGWISKLDGRYEIRPSRVIPLLTIIASGEDH, encoded by the coding sequence ATGACCCAGCACCATTCCACACGTACTGAAACTGCTTCAGCTTTCAAAGAACGTTTGGAGGATCTCGAAGCCCGGGTCGCCGCCCTCGAATCCACCCACGCCACGTCAACTTCGGGCGATTTCTGGGTCGTCGACCACATCAAGTCCGCGAACTCTTTCCAGTCCGGCACGGACCAGGGCTCCGTCGCGTTCGGTGGTGCTGTGACGCTCGGCGGCCGCGAGTATGCGTACCAGTGGGAGCGCAGCACCGAGTTCCTCGCCGGCCGTGAGTGGGACGAGTACATCGACCGCATCGCCGCGATCGCCCACCCCGTGCGCGCGGCGATCCTGCGTCGGCTCCTGTCCGCGCCTACAACGGTGGCGGAGCTGGTCGAAGAATCTGTCGTCAGTTCCACCGGCACCGGTTACCACCACATCGGCGCACTGCACGACGCAGGGTGGATCAGCAAACTCGACGGCCGATACGAAATCCGACCTTCCCGTGTCATTCCCCTGTTGACCATCATCGCTTCTGGAGAGGACCATTAA
- a CDS encoding amino acid-binding ACT domain protein, producing the protein MSYLIRVVLPDTPGSLGELAEAFGMVDANIKSVDIVESTFADEKAVVTDDIVVELPSGTMADSLITAAASVDGVEVDSIRPFTGRVDRREQVQMLARVAHQVHDLPSAMQELVSVMPLALTSSWAVVLRETGHGSERVAASQAAPGDDGSAPVLIDVSQARILRDDTDTWVPESWWLLDSTLTVTPLGTTGLYMVVGRTGGPDFLASEVAHIGDLGAIVGALVS; encoded by the coding sequence ATGTCCTACCTGATCCGCGTCGTCCTCCCCGACACCCCCGGCAGCCTCGGCGAGCTCGCCGAGGCCTTCGGCATGGTTGACGCGAACATCAAGTCCGTCGACATCGTCGAAAGCACGTTCGCCGACGAAAAGGCGGTGGTCACCGACGACATCGTGGTCGAGCTGCCCTCCGGCACCATGGCCGATTCGCTCATCACCGCTGCCGCCTCCGTCGACGGCGTCGAGGTCGATTCGATCCGCCCGTTCACCGGCCGCGTCGACCGCCGAGAACAGGTCCAGATGCTCGCCCGCGTCGCCCACCAAGTCCACGACCTCCCCTCCGCGATGCAGGAGCTCGTCTCCGTCATGCCGCTCGCCTTGACCTCCTCGTGGGCCGTTGTCCTCCGCGAAACGGGCCACGGCAGCGAGCGTGTCGCCGCGTCCCAGGCAGCACCGGGAGATGACGGTTCCGCGCCCGTGCTTATCGACGTCTCCCAAGCCCGCATCCTCCGCGACGACACCGACACGTGGGTGCCCGAATCCTGGTGGCTCCTCGATTCCACCTTGACCGTCACTCCCCTGGGCACGACCGGCCTGTACATGGTGGTCGGCCGCACTGGAGGCCCCGATTTCCTCGCCTCCGAAGTCGCCCACATTGGCGATCTCGGCGCTATCGTTGGCGCCCTCGTCAGCTAG
- a CDS encoding cytochrome P450, with translation MRTEELQNAALAGTEPRTYGDSLLRDGAKVAKDGDEVVVAGHDLAREVAEDPRRYSSAVSRFMQLPNGLDGEEHAKVRAMIERYLDAPAVEHLEPDFRELAREIVRDAAAKETVDAVGDIGAQYAVRAMTAWLGWPEDINDELVAWVADNNAASRSGQLERTAAVAERFDDIIRSVVAPLLVNPDDSVTSRLVRDESLGRPLEFEEIVSVLRNWTAGDLSSMAYCIGVIIDALIEHPELKDRLAQGVSRAEFTAIADEILRADSPFVSNRRVTTCPVSLGDVELPEGQKVRIHWTAANRDPDTFADIDGFDPEANATDNLVWGAGPHACPGKELSVIELQAFTEELCAAVDLSRAGEGEREVYPVGGWASLPVRLTARG, from the coding sequence ATGCGCACTGAAGAACTACAGAACGCCGCGCTCGCAGGAACTGAACCCCGCACATACGGAGACAGCCTCCTCCGCGACGGAGCGAAGGTGGCGAAAGACGGCGACGAGGTCGTTGTCGCCGGCCACGACCTCGCCCGCGAAGTCGCGGAAGACCCGCGGCGTTACTCGTCCGCAGTGTCGCGATTCATGCAGCTGCCCAACGGGCTCGACGGTGAGGAGCACGCGAAGGTCCGCGCGATGATCGAGCGCTACCTCGACGCGCCGGCAGTCGAACATTTGGAGCCGGACTTCCGTGAGCTGGCCCGCGAGATCGTCCGTGACGCGGCTGCGAAAGAGACCGTTGACGCGGTCGGCGACATCGGCGCGCAGTACGCCGTGCGCGCGATGACGGCATGGCTGGGCTGGCCGGAAGACATCAACGACGAGCTCGTTGCCTGGGTCGCGGACAATAACGCGGCGTCGCGTTCCGGACAGCTTGAGCGCACAGCTGCGGTCGCGGAGCGTTTTGACGACATCATCCGCTCTGTCGTCGCGCCGTTGCTCGTAAACCCCGATGATTCGGTCACGTCGCGCCTCGTGCGCGACGAAAGTCTCGGCCGCCCGCTGGAATTCGAAGAGATTGTCTCCGTGCTGCGCAACTGGACGGCCGGAGATCTGAGCTCCATGGCGTACTGCATCGGCGTCATTATCGACGCGCTGATCGAGCACCCGGAGCTGAAGGACCGTTTGGCCCAGGGAGTCTCCCGTGCCGAGTTCACGGCGATCGCCGACGAGATCCTGCGCGCGGACTCCCCGTTCGTGAGCAACCGCCGAGTGACCACGTGCCCAGTCTCCCTCGGTGATGTCGAGCTGCCGGAGGGCCAGAAGGTGCGCATCCACTGGACGGCCGCCAACCGCGACCCGGACACCTTCGCCGACATCGACGGCTTCGATCCGGAGGCCAACGCTACGGACAATCTGGTGTGGGGCGCCGGCCCGCACGCCTGCCCGGGCAAGGAATTGTCGGTGATTGAGCTGCAGGCGTTCACGGAAGAATTGTGCGCTGCCGTGGATCTGTCCCGCGCCGGCGAGGGCGAGCGCGAGGTCTATCCGGTGGGTGGCTGGGCGTCTCTGCCGGTGCGCCTTACCGCTCGCGGGTGA
- the gatC gene encoding Asp-tRNA(Asn)/Glu-tRNA(Gln) amidotransferase subunit GatC, which translates to MAEASGISREEVAGIARLARIAVSDEELDQLAGQLDTIVEAVSAVQAVDTEGVEPMSHPHSVEAAMRDDVERTTLTQAQALDQAPEVEDDRFMVPQILGEED; encoded by the coding sequence GTGGCTGAAGCCTCAGGAATCTCCCGCGAGGAGGTCGCAGGCATCGCGCGGTTGGCGCGCATCGCCGTCAGCGACGAGGAGCTGGACCAGCTGGCAGGACAGCTGGACACCATCGTGGAGGCCGTCTCCGCAGTGCAGGCAGTGGACACCGAAGGCGTTGAGCCGATGAGTCACCCGCACAGCGTGGAAGCGGCAATGCGTGACGATGTCGAGCGCACCACCCTCACCCAGGCGCAGGCCCTCGACCAGGCGCCTGAGGTGGAGGACGACCGCTTCATGGTTCCGCAGATCCTGGGGGAGGAAGACTAA
- the gatA gene encoding Asp-tRNA(Asn)/Glu-tRNA(Gln) amidotransferase subunit GatA, with the protein MADYTIPAEGLTSLPAHVLAEKIQAGEVTSREVTQAFLDRIAEIDETIGAFLHVGAEEALKTADEVDAAVKAGEAPASPLAGVPLALKDLFVTTDAPTTAASKMLEGYMSPYDATIVTKIREAGIPILGKTNLDEFAMGSSTENSAYKVTRNPHDLDRTPGGSGGGTAAALAAGQAPLGIGTDTGGSIREPASLTGTVGVKPTYGAVSRYGMIANASSLDQCGPCANNVLDTALLHEVIAGHDEFDATSVDREVSSVVEAAKQGASGDLTGVKVGRVKQFGGEGTQAGVAEAVDKAIAQLESQGAEIVEVDCPNFAHVMGAYYLIQTSEVSSNLARFDGMRYGQRVGDDGKHSAEEVMALTRGEGFGDEVKRRVILGTYALSVGYYDAYYLQAQRIRTLVAQDFGKAFEQVDIIAGPATPTTAFKLGDKVDDPLAMYNFDLFTLPLNLAGLPGMSVPAGTAADTGLPVGLQLIAPAFADERLYRVAAAFEARR; encoded by the coding sequence ATGGCCGACTACACCATTCCCGCAGAAGGGCTTACCAGCCTGCCGGCCCACGTGCTGGCGGAGAAAATTCAGGCCGGCGAGGTGACCTCCCGCGAGGTCACGCAGGCATTCCTGGACCGTATCGCGGAGATCGACGAGACCATCGGCGCCTTCCTACACGTCGGTGCGGAGGAAGCACTGAAGACGGCTGACGAGGTCGACGCCGCCGTGAAGGCTGGCGAGGCCCCGGCGTCCCCGCTAGCCGGCGTGCCGCTGGCGCTGAAGGATCTCTTCGTCACCACCGACGCGCCGACCACGGCAGCGTCGAAGATGCTCGAGGGCTACATGAGCCCGTACGACGCGACGATCGTGACCAAGATCCGTGAGGCGGGCATCCCGATTCTGGGCAAGACGAACCTGGACGAGTTCGCCATGGGTTCGTCAACGGAGAACTCCGCTTACAAGGTCACCCGCAACCCGCACGACCTGGACCGCACCCCGGGCGGTTCGGGCGGCGGCACCGCGGCGGCGCTTGCCGCGGGTCAGGCTCCCTTGGGTATTGGCACCGACACGGGCGGCTCGATTCGCGAGCCGGCGTCGCTGACCGGCACCGTCGGTGTGAAGCCCACCTACGGCGCGGTCTCCCGCTACGGCATGATCGCCAACGCGTCCTCGCTCGACCAGTGCGGCCCGTGCGCGAATAACGTGCTGGACACCGCGCTGCTCCACGAGGTTATCGCCGGCCACGACGAATTCGACGCGACCAGCGTCGACCGCGAGGTCAGCTCGGTTGTCGAGGCTGCGAAGCAGGGCGCGTCCGGCGACCTCACCGGCGTCAAGGTCGGCCGAGTGAAGCAGTTCGGCGGCGAGGGAACTCAGGCTGGGGTGGCGGAGGCCGTCGATAAGGCGATCGCTCAGCTCGAATCCCAGGGCGCGGAGATCGTCGAGGTCGATTGCCCTAATTTCGCGCACGTCATGGGCGCGTACTACCTGATCCAGACCTCCGAGGTCAGCTCGAACCTCGCGCGTTTCGACGGCATGCGGTACGGCCAGCGCGTCGGCGACGACGGAAAGCACTCCGCCGAGGAGGTCATGGCTCTGACCCGCGGCGAGGGCTTCGGCGACGAGGTCAAGCGTCGCGTCATTCTGGGCACCTACGCCCTGTCCGTCGGCTACTACGACGCGTATTACCTGCAGGCGCAGCGTATCCGCACGCTCGTGGCGCAGGACTTCGGCAAGGCCTTCGAGCAGGTCGACATTATTGCCGGTCCGGCTACTCCGACCACGGCGTTCAAGCTGGGGGACAAGGTCGACGACCCGCTGGCGATGTACAACTTCGACCTGTTCACGCTGCCGCTGAACCTGGCTGGCCTGCCGGGCATGTCCGTTCCGGCGGGCACCGCGGCCGACACCGGTCTGCCCGTCGGACTGCAGCTCATCGCACCGGCATTCGCCGATGAGCGCCTCTACCGCGTGGCCGCAGCTTTTGAAGCCCGCCGTTAA
- a CDS encoding MFS transporter: MSASTAWPQLLKPAVNPWNTLAALAAGYFLVLIDQGFMPVITPLLPFDVGNAVWLTSVYLLCTVAPMPATGRLGDAYGQRCVFLVGLAIYVAALVFAGTSWSFGSLVVARGLQGFGAAVFLPQAFGLIPRVFSEDTQGRAFAVWGVIGSVASLIGPVAGGAIAEFSGWRTAFFVQAGLGGAALIAGLFALPKLPAGEQRLYLLPVLLSFGGLGCLVYGIQFGQWLALVLGIVLLASLVVAAHNGEDHGFLPVELMRDRSFALGAVGVAAMGFTVASMFIPLMYWLQTVAGASPTASGVITAPMSVFALVLTPVAGYLTDRRDPGKLCVAGFTVCAAGLGLAIALIEASAGVWWFMGVTSLLGIGGAFVWAPNAAVTMRGIAEHQTGAASGLYNTARQVGSVLGVALVGLVLAGGEIEDTAGWAIALPTVAMLVGAAASVPLRARNHASSGASDSNV; this comes from the coding sequence ATGAGCGCCTCTACCGCGTGGCCGCAGCTTTTGAAGCCCGCCGTTAATCCCTGGAATACCCTCGCAGCGCTCGCTGCGGGGTATTTTCTGGTTCTGATCGACCAGGGCTTCATGCCCGTGATCACCCCGCTGTTGCCGTTCGACGTGGGCAACGCGGTGTGGCTCACGAGCGTGTACTTGCTGTGCACCGTCGCGCCCATGCCGGCAACGGGCCGGCTGGGCGACGCCTACGGCCAGCGTTGCGTCTTTCTGGTTGGACTCGCGATCTATGTCGCAGCTCTCGTCTTCGCGGGAACGTCATGGTCGTTCGGCTCGCTCGTCGTTGCGCGCGGTCTGCAGGGCTTCGGTGCCGCGGTCTTTTTGCCCCAGGCGTTCGGGCTCATCCCGCGTGTCTTCAGCGAGGACACCCAAGGCCGCGCATTCGCGGTGTGGGGCGTGATTGGGTCGGTCGCCTCGCTCATCGGCCCCGTCGCCGGCGGCGCGATCGCTGAGTTCTCCGGGTGGCGCACTGCATTCTTCGTGCAGGCTGGGCTCGGTGGGGCGGCGCTGATTGCGGGACTGTTCGCACTACCGAAGCTCCCGGCGGGGGAGCAGCGCCTCTACCTGCTTCCTGTGCTGCTGTCGTTCGGCGGGCTCGGCTGCCTAGTCTACGGCATCCAGTTCGGCCAGTGGCTCGCGCTCGTGCTGGGCATAGTGCTGCTCGCTTCGCTCGTCGTGGCCGCGCACAACGGTGAGGACCACGGATTCTTGCCGGTGGAGCTCATGCGCGACCGGTCGTTCGCCCTCGGTGCCGTTGGGGTGGCGGCGATGGGCTTCACCGTCGCGTCGATGTTCATTCCGCTGATGTACTGGCTGCAAACAGTCGCGGGCGCGTCCCCAACCGCCTCGGGTGTGATTACTGCGCCGATGTCAGTGTTCGCGCTCGTGCTCACCCCGGTCGCCGGGTACCTGACGGACCGGCGCGACCCGGGCAAGCTTTGCGTCGCCGGATTCACGGTCTGCGCGGCGGGCCTGGGACTCGCGATCGCGCTGATTGAAGCCTCAGCCGGAGTGTGGTGGTTCATGGGCGTCACGTCGCTGCTCGGCATCGGCGGGGCATTCGTGTGGGCGCCGAACGCGGCGGTGACCATGCGCGGCATCGCGGAGCACCAGACCGGCGCCGCCTCGGGGCTCTACAACACGGCGCGGCAGGTGGGCAGCGTGCTCGGTGTCGCGCTGGTCGGCTTGGTGCTGGCGGGAGGAGAGATCGAGGACACCGCCGGGTGGGCGATCGCGCTCCCAACCGTAGCGATGCTCGTCGGCGCCGCGGCGTCGGTGCCGCTGCGCGCCCGCAATCACGCCTCGTCCGGAGCGTCGGACAGCAACGTTTAA